The region aaaaaaaatttccacggCAAAGTGAATActgcatttttttcacaatgagCTTGACTATCATGCTACATTGGAGATTTTGTTCATTTAATCAGGTTGGCTACAAGTCAATAACAATTAATGGAAATGTTGCGTCACATCAACAATTGTCTTCTTCCGGGGGCACCCACACGTACTCATTTTCCACAAGAATTAATTTGTTAGATTTGAATCAATCTCACAGCTAATCTTCCTGCAATTCTCATCGATTCCAAGTCACCCACAATCATCATCAATCCAACCAAACATGCTTctcttcatgttctttcttaTCCTACAAACGCCAGACTTTcaatcagcagcagcagcgccaccaccaccagcaatAGCAGCACCACTATCACCACCGGAAGCACCAGCAGCACCCACAACAGCACCACCACCAAAAGCACCAGCAGTacgaccaccaccaccaccaaaagcagcagcaccaccaccaccaccaccgccagAATCCAATTGCCAAATTAACTTTGACTCCACACTCTCTACAAGCTCCTCATGGCCCTCCCCTTCCGGCAGCTTCGCCTTCGGTTTCTACCCGGAAGGCAGTGGCGCATTGAAAGTCGGAATACAGTTCATAGTGCCATCCAACAAGACAACAGTAATCTGGACATCAAACAGAGATGGTTCACCAGTCTCTGAAAATGCCACCTTAAAGTTTGGAGAAGGAGGTCTCAAACTCCTCCGGGCAACCTCACAAGGAAAAGACCAATATGTTTCCGATTTGGAtcaatcatcttcttcttctgtatACTGTGCTTCCATGCTGGACTCTGGCAACTTCGTCATCTATGACTCCAGCAGCTCTGTTATATGGCAAACATTTGACTACCCAACTGACACACTAATGGTAGGCCAGTTGCTGCGCAACGAAACTGAACTCATCTCAAGCGTCTCTGAAATGAATCATTCCAGTGGGAGGTTTCGGCTTCGAATGCAAACCAATGGAAACCTGATCATGTGTCCTGTGGGTATTGATTATACTGCTGACTATGCCTACTGGGATTCAAACACATACTTGGGGCCATACTTGTACCTGAGCTTATCCGAAGATGGAATCCTCTTCCTTACAGATAACAATCAATCACAGCGTCGAAATTTAACACGAGGTGACCAGAGCTACAACACAAATACCGTTCATCTTGCGAGGCTTGAACCAAATGGAATGCTGCATGTATATATGCCTATGATTTATTGGGGAACACCTCTAATGTTTTGGATACACGACCAAATGATGAGTGCAAAGTGAATGGCATATGTGGGTTCAACAGTTACTGCGCTTTCTCTGGAGGAAAACAGGTGTGCTCgtgtttttctaattttgattATATCGATGCTGAGGATACTCAAGCAGGGTGCAAAAGCAACTTCACTTATAAGTCATGCATCAAAGTTGGTGATAATGATGCATACTATAACACCATGGATGATCTGGAGAATGTCCAGTGGTTGAAACAGCATCTATCTGCCAAGCAAACATTTACAGCAAGCAAAAATGATTGTAGACAATCATGCTTGGATGATTGCCTCTGTGACGCTGCAATATACAATGGAAATGATAATAGTTGCTCCAAACAATCATTCCCTTTGAATTATGGAAAGGAAAACACAAGCACAAGTAATCCAACTTCAACCTTCATCAAGCGAACTGAACGCAGAGACATTGATGTTGTTCCTAGAGTCAAGAAAGAGTTGACTGGTGGACCTCTGATAGTGTTCGTAGGTGTTGTTTCTGGGTTgatcatcttcatcctcatctttgTTTTCGTCATATTCAAGTGTCAATCAGGAAGGTACAGATTGATATGGAGAAGCAAGGAGCTGTCGTTTTTTGATGAGATTGCACCAAGATCTTTCTCTTACTCTGAGTTATATGAGGCTACCGAAGGTTTCAAGGAAGAGGTAGGGAAGGGAGCCTTTGGTACTGTGTTCAGAGGCACCTTACCGAGCACCGGGAAGTCGGTGGCTGTGAAGAGACTTGAGAAGGTGGTGGAAGAAGGTGAAAGAGAGTTCCAAACAGAGATGAAGGCAATTGGAAGAACACACCATAGAAATCTAGTCCGACTACTCGGCTTCTGCAATGAAGGCTCCAACAGACTTTTAGTGTATGAGTTCATGAGCAATGGATCACTGGCTGACCTCATCTTCAAGCCTGATCATCCAAACAGGCCTCCTTGGAGGGACAGGTTGAGAATTGCATTGGATGTGGCCAGAGGGATTCATTATCTGCATGAGGAGTGTGAAACGCAC is a window of Dioscorea cayenensis subsp. rotundata cultivar TDr96_F1 chromosome 5, TDr96_F1_v2_PseudoChromosome.rev07_lg8_w22 25.fasta, whole genome shotgun sequence DNA encoding:
- the LOC120260549 gene encoding LOW QUALITY PROTEIN: G-type lectin S-receptor-like serine/threonine-protein kinase LECRK2 (The sequence of the model RefSeq protein was modified relative to this genomic sequence to represent the inferred CDS: deleted 2 bases in 1 codon) is translated as MLLFMFFLILQTPDFQSAAAAPPPPAIAAPLSPPEAPAAPTTAPPPKAPAVRPPPPPKAAAPPPPPPPESNCQINFDSTLSTSSSWPSPSGSFAFGFYPEGSGALKVGIQFIVPSNKTTVIWTSNRDGSPVSENATLKFGEGGLKLLRATSQGKDQYVSDLDQSSSSSVYCASMLDSGNFVIYDSSSSVIWQTFDYPTDTLMVGQLLRNETELISSVSEMNHSSGRFRLRMQTNGNLIMCPVGIDYTADYAYWDSNTYLGPYLYLSLSEDGILFLTDNNQSQRRNLTRGDQSYNTNTVHLARLEPNGMLHVYMPMIYWGTPLMFWIHDQMMSAKNGICGFNSYCAFSGGKQVCSCFSNFDYIDAEDTQAGCKSNFTYKSCIKVGDNDAYYNTMDDLENVQWLKQHLSAKQTFTASKNDCRQSCLDDCLCDAAIYNGNDNSCSKQSFPLNYGKENTSTSNPTSTFIKRTERRDIDVVPRVKKELTGGPLIVFVGVVSGLIIFILIFVFVIFKCQSGRYRLIWRSKELSFFDEIAPRSFSYSELYEATEGFKEEVGKGAFGTVFRGTLPSTGKSVAVKRLEKVVEEGEREFQTEMKAIGRTHHRNLVRLLGFCNEGSNRLLVYEFMSNGSLADLIFKPDHPNRPPWRDRLRIALDVARGIHYLHEECETHIIHCDIKPQNILMDENWTAKISDFGLAKLLMPTQTRTFTGIRGTRGYLAPDWHQNLPITVKTDVYSFGIVLLEILCCRRNMDLEAEVDEIILSQWVYNCCIAGELEKLVLNEEVDMVEFERVVKVALRCIQTDPTQRLSMKNVIIMLEGLVEISSPPHP